The window GGGATGCGTTGCAATTGCTCGGCGAACGGGACCATGGCGCGGCGTTTTCCGGGGCCTTATTGCTGGCTGGGTTGCGCTGGCGGCGGAGCGTCGAAGCCGCCGTCGGCCGGTGCGGCGGGAGCCGGCTGCTGCGGCGCTTCCGGGCCGGTGGGCGCTTCGTCCTCCATGCCGGGCGGCGGCGAGGAGGGGCGGACGTTGAGCGGGCTGACCTTGATCAGCATGCCCAGGCTCGGGTGGTCGAGGTAGGTCAGCACGCTGTTCTTCAGGCTGGCTTCCTGGACCATGTGCTGGCTGGCGGCGAGCAGGCCGTCGCCGCTGAACTGGTTGATCCAGAAGTCGGTCTGGGTGTTCACGAAGCGCTGTTGGCTGAGGGTGACGGTGCCTTCCACCGGGAAGTGGCCATCTTGTTTCTGGCCCTCGGTCAGGGAGATCTTCACCGGGTTGGCATCGATCTCCTGGCGCCAGGCCTTGTGCATCAGTACCTGGAAGCCCTCGTTCTGCTTGAGCTTGGCGACCTGTGCGTCCATCGCCGTGGGGCGCGAGCTGTCCGGGCCCGGCGGCTGCGCGCCCTTGGCCCAGTCATCGGGAGCGGGACGGCTGGCGAATACGGCGTCGCCGGACTGCTGGAAGAGAATCAGCTCCACCTGGTAGGGCTCGGCGAAGGCCGCCGGCGAGAGCAGTGCCAGGGACAGCAACAGGGGTTGGAACAGGCGCATTGCACGGGGTCCTTAGTGAGTCTGTGGCGTGAGGCGCTCGAGCAGCGCTTCCAGCGTGTTGAACCGTTCTTCCGGGCGCTCCATGGGCACCTGGAACTTGAAGAGGGTGGCCCCTTCGAACTTGTAGCGATTGGGCTGGCTCTGGATCATCTTGATCAGCACCAGCGGGTCGACGCAGGTATCGGCGGCGAATTCTACCCGGCCTCCCTGGGGGCCGGCATCTACCTTCACGATGCCGAGCTTTTCCGCCTGCAATTTGAGCAGTGTCAGGCGTATCAGGTTCTTTGCCGGCTCCGGCAGCAGGCCGAAGCGGTCGATCATTTCCACCTGCAGCTCGCGCAGGCCGTCTTCGTCGATGGCGTTGGCGATGCGCTTGTAGAGGATCAGGCGACCGTGGACGTCCGGCAGGTAGTCCTCGGGGATCAGCGCCGGCACCCGCAGGTTGATATCCGGGCCGCCGCCCAGCGGTTGTTCCAGGTTCGGCTGCTCGCCCTTGCGGATGGCTTTCACTGCACGTTCGAGCATTTCCATGTAGAGGGTGAAGCCCACCGCCTGGATCTGCCCGCTCTGGCCTTCGCCGAGCAGTTCGCCGGCGCCGCGGATCTCCAGGTCATGGGTGGCCAGCAC of the Pseudomonas sp. PSE14 genome contains:
- a CDS encoding CsiV family protein, with the protein product MRLFQPLLLSLALLSPAAFAEPYQVELILFQQSGDAVFASRPAPDDWAKGAQPPGPDSSRPTAMDAQVAKLKQNEGFQVLMHKAWRQEIDANPVKISLTEGQKQDGHFPVEGTVTLSQQRFVNTQTDFWINQFSGDGLLAASQHMVQEASLKNSVLTYLDHPSLGMLIKVSPLNVRPSSPPPGMEDEAPTGPEAPQQPAPAAPADGGFDAPPPAQPSQQ